A window of Phocoena phocoena chromosome 6, mPhoPho1.1, whole genome shotgun sequence contains these coding sequences:
- the LOC136124464 gene encoding LOW QUALITY PROTEIN: protein SET-like (The sequence of the model RefSeq protein was modified relative to this genomic sequence to represent the inferred CDS: substituted 2 bases at 2 genomic stop codons) produces MFKRWVPSTWPGLPPCEWHQGGSGDGVITATLLRPPSGDTLLPEDPWDHELQDQLAGTFELMPTFPHILPKSMYKDNPHFSRSRSAQEHTSCLQVYRVSCPPPPHSPSPTWLVSVSDLTVVPCLCRKTSGTLNRGMMQNAGLSKVEKGNECNDWVATTLEKSLSAARPRREEEVGGGSGWGDQPRAGARSLSEGAEPPARPPPPPPLQKEQQEAVEHIDEVQNEIDTLNEQASEEILKVEQKYNKLRQPFFQKRSELITQIPNFGGATFANHPQVSALLGEEDEEALHYLTRVEVTEFEDIKSGYRIDFYFDENPYFENKVLSKEFHLNESGDPSSKSTEIKXKSGKDLTKRSSQTQNKASRKRQHEDPESFFTWFTDHSDAGADELGEVIEDDIXPNALQYYLVPDMDDEEGEGEEDDDDEEEEGLEDIDEERDADEGEEDEDDDEGEEGEEDEGEDD; encoded by the exons ATGTTTAAACGTTGGGTACCTTCCACTTGGCCTGGCCTACCGCCCTGTGAATGGCATCAAGGTGGCTCTGGGGATGGAGTCATCACAGCTACACTCCTGAGACCTCCTTCTGGAGACACT ctgCTACCAGAAGACCCCTGGGATCATGAACTACAGGATCAACTGGCAGGCACTTTTGAACTGATGCCCACGTTCCCGCATATCCTTCCGAAGAGCATGTACAAGGATAATCCACACTTTTCCCGAAGCCGATCTGCTCAAGAACACACCAGCTGTCTACAGGTCTACAGAGTCTCCTGTCCTCCTCCCCCTCACAGCCCATCTCCTACTTGGCTCGTGTCTGTCTCTGATCTTACTGTGGTGCCCTGCTTGTGTCGGAAGACCTCTGGCACGTTAAACAGAGGAATGATGCAAAACGCTGGTCTTAGTAAAGTTGAAAAAGGGAATGAATGTAATGACTGGGTAGCAA CTACTTTAGAAAAATCTTTGTCGGCCGCCCGCCCTCGCCGTGAGGAGGAAGTGGGAGGAGGAAGCGGCTGGGGAGATCAGCCGCGAGCTGGAGCGCGAAGCCTGAGTGAGGGAGCAGAGCCTCCTgcgcgcccgccgccgccgcctcccctcCAGAAAGAACAGCAGGAAGCAGTTGAACATATTGATGAAGTACAAAATGAAATAGACACACTTAACGAACAAGCCAGTGAGGAGATTCTGAAAGTAGAACAGAAATATAACAAACTCCGCCAACCATTTTTTCAGAAGAGATCGGAATTGATCACCCAAATCCCAAATTTTGGGGGAGCAACATTTGCTAACCATCCACAAGTGTCTGCACTGCTTGGGGAGGAGGACGAAGAGGCGCTGCATTATTTGACAAGAGTCGAAGTGACAGAATTTGAAGATATTAAATCAGGTTACCggatagatttttattttgatgaaaacccttactttgaaaataaagttcTCTCCAAAGAATTTCATCTGAACGAGAGTGGTGATCCATCTTCAAAGTCCACTGAAATCAAATGAAAATCCGGAAAGGATTTGACAAAACGTTCAAGTCAAACGCAGAATAAAGCCAGCAGGAAGAGACAGCATGAGGACCCAGAAAGCTTCTTCACCTGGTTTACTGATCATTCTGATGCAGGTGCAGATGAGTTAGGAGAGGTCATCGAAGATGATATTTGACCAAATGCATTACAGTACTACTTGGTTCCGGACATGGAtgatgaggaaggggaaggagaagaagatgatgatgatgaagaggaagaaggactGGAAGATATTGATGAAGAAAGGGATGCGGATGAAGGTGAagaagatgaagatgatgatgagggggaggaaggagaggaagatgaaGGAGAAGATGACTAA